Part of the Mangifera indica cultivar Alphonso chromosome 4, CATAS_Mindica_2.1, whole genome shotgun sequence genome, aattaatcagaaTTTAGCCATGGCTAGTTACCCTAAACTTGAAGCTCTATGTATcttccttctctttctctcgTTTGCATTGCCATCTACGGCTGAGCAACGACAGAGACAATGTGAGTCAAAATACAAAGGACGATGCCACAACAAGGCACAAgcgttaaatttgaaaataatcgCCACTGTTTCAATTCTAGTTGCCAGCATGCTCGGCGTTTGTCTTCCTCTGTTTACACGCACCGTGCCGGCTTTCCACCCCGATAAAGATTTGTTTTTAGTGGTTAAAGCCTTTGCTTCGGGTGTGATACTAGCAACCGGTTACATGCACGTGTTGCCGGATTCTTTTGATGACTTGAAATCTCCGTGTTTGAATGAAAATCCTTGGAAGAAGTTTCCTTTCACCACTTTTGTGGCAATGCTATCGGCCCTTATGACGCTTATGGTGGACTCGTTTGCAATGAGTTATTGCACGAAGCATACTAGTAAGGTTGATATTAATGAGAGAGGAGTATTATCAAATACTGTTGAAGATGGACATGGAAAATTCAGTAAGAATGTGGATGAAATGGATGAAAAAAGTTCTGAATTGTTGAGGAATCGGGTTGTGGCTCAGGTACTGGAAATGGGAATTGTAGTGCACTCAGTGGTAATTGGTGTGGCAATGGGGGCCTCAAATAATCCTTGCACCATAAGGCCACTTATTGCCGCTCTTTGCTTCCATCAACTCTTCGAAGGATTGGGCGTTGGTGGCTGCTTACTACAAGTGAGTCATCTCTCCTAACTCTCACTTTTAATATACATGTTTCTAAATTAATGTGAATTTGATTATCATTAATCAGGCTGAATATGGAAGAAAGATGAAAGCAATGATGGTGTTATTCTTCTCGGGCACAACTCCAATTGGGATCGTGCTGGGAATTGGTTTGTCAAATCATGTATACAGTGAAACAAGTCCCACTGCTCTGATTGTGGTTGGTTTGTTGAATGCTTGCTCTGCTGGGTTACTGAATTATATGGCATTGGTCGATCTGTTGGCTGCTGATTTTATGGGGCCTAAACTACAAGCAAGTCCGAAGCTCCAGATGTGGGCATATGTTGCTGTTCTTCTAGGTGTTGGCGGCATGTCATTGATGGCCAAATGGGCTTAGTACATCATTCTCATATATACCCAaaccttagtaattttttaaaaagaaaaatcatcttAATTATATGGATATTTTTCTAATGAACTATCTACTTTAGGAATTAGTGATATAACACTCTATCAATTTAGTGTATGAATGTGGTAATAAATTTCAGTGTTAATAGTTTTCAGAAGAAAAGCAAATATGTAGTCTAACCcttatataatgataattagACCATGGGCttttattttgaattgtttatatGTGTCATATAAAAAAGCAAGTATGATTGGATTTGCATTGTTATttctatgaatttttttaatctaaccTCTCATCTGTAATATTATAGTGCCATGCTGTCATGTGACCATTTGGCAATCTAATGAAGGGCAATCAAAAGATCAAAGTCTCTTTAATTTGTAACAAgctcatcattttatttattgctTAAGAAATCAGCTGCAGAACTTCTCAAGGGTCTGGCttattgagaaattttaatcatataattacactAGCAAAACCTTAATTTCCATgctcttgttttgcttcttgATGTTCAAAGACAGTTCCCAGGGTTGAAGGTGACCAATTCTCATCAAGGCATACGCACCAAGTATCTTGGCAAGTGCAGTTTATGCATTTTTCACAAACATGGATGCAGTCTTCCGTTACCTTGCATCGAAATGAAATCACGTTCCTCCCTTCTGCTGCCATCTTTGAATCTGCAAGAACTTCAATTTTCAACTTAACATTGCtaacttttatttaatatgaaaagaaaCATCAGTTTATTACAAAAACATTCCTTGATTATGTAACCAactaatattactttaataaaataagttaatgATGGATTAATCCATTTCTATAAGGGATAGAAATCACTAACAAGATGCCATCATCACAAGCATGACCAAGACTAGAAAAACCAACTTAGATGAAGATTTCTCCATTGTTGAACTATAGTAGTGGATATAATACGTATATATCTTCTTGTACTAGGACTACTCGGGAACTGATTATATAGATGAACATGAAACTGCATAATTAATCCAATAACAAATCTAATCCTTAGATGGAATTGTATTAAGTGTAAGTTGTGTTCATTAAATGAATATGCATGCATAACTTGGTAAATTCTTAAAtgtgaaaaatgataaatattaagcACAAACAAACTTTCCATAACAAAGTGGgttatgataaatattaaacacaaataaactTTCCATAACAAAATGGGTTATTATCATAAACCTCCCTTAAGGTTTTAGGTTTTCTCAAGTTGCTCccacacaaataaaaaattcccaAAAAACTCAGCTGGCAATTCCCTTTTCATTGTGCGCCACTCCTGGTCCTAGTTAATAATAacgagaaaggaaaaaaagtatgaaaataCACTAGTATTATAGGATGAAATGTAAAAATCacatttgttaaaataaaaccgtaaaattcatatatgaaaaaaatatgaaatgtgtATATGCAGATTTAATATGTCAAATCTTTGATCCGCCTCTAGTTAAAACCTAACACCTTTTAGAATGTGTTTCAATAAATAGAACATCCTCATTTAGCACATTATTAGCACATGAAGTTGCCCCAAATAACAAATCTCTAACTATTGATTCAGAACTCAAAACTCATGCTTCCACTCTAAATTCCCAACATGATTTGATTTTGTGatcttaatgaaatttttttttatatattagtttattcAATAGTTTTCATGAGAGAAGAAACAAGTTTTGTTGTTTAAAAGTtgtccaaaatttaaaattttgaatatgttGCATATATATCTAGGAAACATGTAAACTAAGTTATTTTTAAgcgaaaaggactatttcccacccaacttttaggctattctcaaacctatactCATGAGAGATGAAAAACGCCTATTTCCACTTATGGAcaaatttttgtcaattttttttgttaaaggaaggggtaaaatagtcattttattatttatattaaaaattataaagtttattacttttcaccccccttagattttagaaactaaaatttcacatttacctaaagtttttaaactttgaaaagtaacattttcacccccaaacctagggttttcatatttttcaaaatgcagccgccccccataactttcaaaaatagcagtttcacccccattcttcaacttcatcttcgaCCTCCTCTTTCTCGTGGTGCGATGGTGGTGGTGAGATGAAAAGGTCTCTCTTCGTTGCTCCACCCAGACAACGCTTCGTCTTCCTTCGTCGCTAGTCGCGTCATCCAGGCGCGACAAAGAAGTGTCATCTTTCGTTTGTTCTTCTAGATCTAGACGATGTTTTGTCGTCAagatctagacgacgaagggtcatccttcatcgtcctttgtagtcagagatgggagatcgatgGAATGCGTCggtcgtcggtggtggccgaagaaggaagcaaaccctaggggtgaaatctaaattttttaaactttaaggatgggttgaggtgttagtttttaaaacctggaggggagAAATGGTAaacttttaaagtttataggtaaattgacgattttacccctgttcctaactaaaaatttggacgacagtttggtcatgagtgggagtttgagtttttcatctcccgtgggtGTGAGTTTAAAATTGGGCTAacagttgggtgggaaatagtcctttttcctatttttaattgatttgttgttataatttattaaacttatatttcaATTAGCACATTGAAAATAGGTGGTTTAAGCATAATTTAGGAATGAGTTAGGGCCAACTTTAGAGATAGTTTCTTAACTTCTAACAGATTTTAGATATAGAAATCATGACTAATAACTGTTCAAACACACTTAACAAGCAGTATAAATCCGGATAAAGTTGCATTGAAGATATACTTAGTGATAACTAGACCACCAGATATACCCTTTTAAACCAATATTGCATTGAGTATATGTGATCATAGACTTGAAACACCAACAGTCGGTGAAAGTCTGAAAGAAAACTGGCAAAAAACAGCATCTCTTTGGAAGAGAATTTAGCAATTCAATAGGTTTCATGTTAATAAGGTTTGGAACTggttttttagtaaataaatggCTAAACATAAAATAGTCTAGAAACGATGTCGtatcatttgatataaaatcTATGTTGCACACCACTATATAAGACTTGTTGAGTATatagatgaaaatatatatatatatataaaataaaatgtgtttcTCTGTTCCTCTCTCTATCTGTTCTATGTCCTTTCCTTCTTTTTGATTCTAGATTTTCTTTCTCTGTGTgctctttatcttcatcttctaaTTCAATTAGTTCAGTCCACatcaattggtattagagcggTGATCCTCCACCATGGCTGAAGAAAAAGACCAAAAGTTTAAATAGGAAATGTTCCTGTATCTACAAAAAGCATTGCAAGAATCAAAGATATGTTTCAATAAGTTACCAACGGAGTCCTTTGATGTTTCTCATAGGTTGCTAATGGAGTCCTTTGACGAGATCAACAACTTAATTAAAGGTTTGAGTCAGACATCTATTGAAATTTCTGAACAAAAATTTGACCTAGAGGAATTAGAAccaattattgaaatttttgaacaaatagaTGTCGTTTTTTATGATCTTGTTCAAACTACTCTCTATGCTAATTCTAATTCAACCGCTGAGTTCACtattaatgataatgatgaaagGGACAAGATTCTAGATTTGGTAGTTATGGCTATTGTGGGGAATGCACATTAGGAGAATAAACTGTTAGAAGTCGATAAGATTCCTGTGGTTGATCCTTTAGGCAAACTTGGCCTGGAAGCAGATTTAGGTCTTGTGGTTGATGCTTATTTGGAAACACTAGTTGTTAGTGATCCTGCCACATATGAAATTCAACATGTTTAGGAGGAGACTATTATTGATGACTTGTGTTGTGACAATCAAGAAATAACCACAATCAAATTGAATGATACTTATGAGATTCTTGACAAAGCCCTTCCTAAAGTTCCTGTCATTTTTAGAGAGACAACAACCAAACCTCCTACTGTTGAGTTAGGAACTTCTATCATTGGTGAAAATTTTCCACTTGTAGAAACAGAAGCAAGAACCCAAAATTCTCTGATTCTTCTCCTATCAATAGGACTAAGGTGAACAATGAAGTTGAGAATAGTTTTGTTGGAATTGATGACTCAAGACTAGAAACAATTATTGGATTTCCTTCTATGGTGTCAAAAGAGAAAGCAACAACTTTGACAAGTGATGACTCTAGCCTAAAATCCAAAGTCTGGAAACGAGGCACCCGATGTGTTGACAACCAAATGATCATCGTTAACAATGCAATCGCAGAATTTGGTATAAATGACTCCAAAGAAGAGGGAAGAACATCTATTGTTCTTGTTAGCATAATTGTTACACTTAAGTGGGTTGCATCAATTAAGAATGTTGTTAAACCAAATGTGGAATTTTCTTACAAGGCTAAGTCATTTGGAAAGCATTGTTTAACTTCACTAGTGCCTAGGAGATAAGGTTTCTGCACATGCAAGTCATAATCTGGTGTTTGAGATTCAAGCAACAATTCTCTATACATCTAAGAAGATCAAAGGGTCATATGTGGAAAGAAATTGTTGGTCACATGGTTAATGTTTTGTTCTAATGGGATGTTGGATGTCTGACAATTATGTTGAAGATAACATCCTCATTTACTTGGAGAAACCTACGTGATGGCTCAAAGAGACTTCACCTCTCGAAACTCTTCCTTGAGGACAAGAAAGCTTGAAGAATGGGGAATTGATATAGTTTGGAACTGGTTTTTCAGTAAATAAATAGGTGAACATAAAATAGTCTAGAAACAATGTCATATCATTTGATATAGAGTGTATGTTGCACGTCACTATATAAGGTTTGCTAAGTGTATTgatgaagaaaaggaaaaaatataataaaacgtGTTTCTTTGTTCCTCTCCCTATCTTTTCTATATCTTGTCCTTCTCCTTGATTTTAGATTTCCTTTCTCTGTGTGctctttatcttcattttcttattcaatTACTTCAATTTAGATCACATGTTGAACCTGAAATCTAATTAAGGGCactaaactttaaataatatttccaaGCTTCTACAGTTACATTAGTGAAACCTCATCAATGCAAAGTAATTAGAATTATCAACGACAAACAATTACCAGGAAAAAGGGTATACTAGTTCCATGGGATCAGAGCCAAAATCTCCTGTGACCATTGAAGTAGCATTCACACATACCTACAAAATTTGGGGATATAACAAGTTTAAAGGTGTCGGCAAGGAATGAGATGATTAATTATTCAGAGCATTTGGTACCAAAGTCCAGTTGTCAAATCTTCAAAGCCAACCATATGGATTACTAGATAAGACAAAATAAATGGTAAACCAAAAAGTTAAGAATACCACGTAAATATCCAAGCAAAAAGCTATCATGAACTTGGTTAGATAGCAACTGTCCAATTAAAATCTTGCAAGAGGCCTCTGCATGAAATAAAATGGACTAACTTTCTTCATAATGAATTGAGCATGTGCTCATGTAAACAAGATCAAATTTTCAGAAGAGAAAAATACCCTTTAAACGTGAAAAGAGATGGCATCTGCAGATCCAGCACAATATTGAAAAGCAAGTGATAATGCAGgttcaaaatttgtaatatGGTATTCTACTCAACACAATTATTGTTAGTCCTACCTCAATTAAGGTCAACCCactgtatgaaaattattgggagtaaaattaaaataaaaacattgatgccaaaaaaaaatcactaacTGACTTCACTTTTATCCTTTACCATATTAAGCTTTCTGAGAGCAGATTTTATGTATCTGGAGTTGCATCCCTCTGTAGCAGGCCATAAATGACAGCTGGCCTGGAATGGAACATAACTATCATGATCATAATATTGACTATGGTTATAGAAGTAATAGGAACAAGCAAATTCAAAAGCCTTTTTGTTAACATAGATCAGTTTAAACAAACTTGACTAATTCAGAATTCAAACAATCTtatacaacttttaaaaacaaaagagagagaactacaaatgtgtgtgtgtgctcGCATGTGCCTAGCCTCCCACTACACTGAACAAAGTTGGAAATCTACTAAGGCTCTAACACATTGGATTGAATGCCTAATAAACAACAACATAAAGTGTCCAGTGGCATCTCATCTTGAGTAAGGGTGAGTTGTTACAGGACAAATCACAGTTTCATTCCCACTCAAGAGGAGATAAGAAAAGCTTCAATTGCTGAATAATTGAGATTACTGATACAGCaaagtattttcaaaatataactCAAGGAGAAccatgttagaaaattttataaaagaccAAGCTAAACACAAACATTGGATAGGCAATGATCCAAAAGATACAAAAGCATGAGTTGTCATCCACCCAAGACATATTTAAGTTGATCATAAGGCGGTCAAGagtattaaagataaattttttatagcaaacatcaatatcaaatttaaattgtttttaccTAATAACGGTATCCTTTTAATCCAAAGAGCTGAATTCTATTTTGTAGAGAATTAGTAAAATCCTCAAAGGAACTACACTAGCATGATGCAAGATAACAACCATGAGTACCTGGCATAAAGATGACTCATAAGATTGAAGGGCCTGCTTGAATGTACAATGCAGCGCATCACCCCATGCAAGTGTTGCTGCTAAGATAGAAATATCCTCATGCTCATTTAATTCTATCGGTTGAAACAATTATCTCATATTCATAAGCACATAGCATTGTGGTGTTTCTATTGGCTGAAGctccaaaagaaaataaacaccAAAAAGCAATCACACATATTTCACAAAGTTAGAAGATGATCATAATCACAGCTCAAATACATGTACAAGCATTACAGAGCTGTATAAATTGACATTCAGATTGATGCAAGTGTGCCTGTGGAACAAAGAAGTGAAAAGAACCAGCCTCATGCTTCATGGAAGATGACTTCAAGTCACAATTACAATCCATGAAACCACAAGTTGTTACAGGGATTGAATCATTTGAGAAATATCTGCAGACAAACTACACagaaattctttaattttcaagtaaaataaacaagaaagcCCTTAAACTAAACAAAAGTTAACTATGTCCCAGAATTAATACTTGgtaacaaaaatttagaaaaaaaaatgttagaggCATTAATAACAAG contains:
- the LOC123214953 gene encoding zinc transporter 7-like; amino-acid sequence: MASYPKLEALCIFLLFLSFALPSTAEQRQRQCESKYKGRCHNKAQALNLKIIATVSILVASMLGVCLPLFTRTVPAFHPDKDLFLVVKAFASGVILATGYMHVLPDSFDDLKSPCLNENPWKKFPFTTFVAMLSALMTLMVDSFAMSYCTKHTSKVDINERGVLSNTVEDGHGKFSKNVDEMDEKSSELLRNRVVAQVLEMGIVVHSVVIGVAMGASNNPCTIRPLIAALCFHQLFEGLGVGGCLLQAEYGRKMKAMMVLFFSGTTPIGIVLGIGLSNHVYSETSPTALIVVGLLNACSAGLLNYMALVDLLAADFMGPKLQASPKLQMWAYVAVLLGVGGMSLMAKWA